The following proteins are encoded in a genomic region of Pseudoxanthomonas suwonensis 11-1:
- a CDS encoding TonB family protein: protein MSTAEVAAPRIGERQRLSATLVLSALVHGIVILGLGFAFRGEAPLVPTLDAIFSNTSTELTPEQADFLAQANNRGGGEHDQAQRPRDSQPGVVPRPEEGEAPLPQAAQEPPPAPETQARVVTSRRGEQPVPEPQPLQQAETLPPVSPARAARDAEMARLAAEVYLRSELYAKRPTRKFVSASTREYAYANYLREWVDRAERIGNLNYPDEARRRRLGGQVVISVGVRRDGTVESTRILRSSGTPLLDASVERIVRLAEPFPPLPETKDGVDVLHVTRTWVFKPGGQLHTE from the coding sequence ATGAGCACGGCGGAGGTGGCTGCCCCGCGCATCGGCGAGCGCCAGCGCCTGAGCGCGACCCTGGTGCTGTCGGCACTGGTCCACGGGATCGTGATCCTGGGCCTGGGCTTCGCCTTCCGCGGCGAGGCCCCGCTGGTACCGACCCTGGACGCGATCTTCAGCAACACCAGTACCGAACTGACGCCCGAGCAGGCCGACTTCCTGGCCCAGGCCAACAACCGGGGTGGCGGCGAACACGACCAGGCCCAGCGCCCGCGCGACAGCCAGCCCGGCGTGGTGCCGCGGCCCGAGGAAGGCGAGGCCCCGCTGCCGCAGGCGGCGCAGGAGCCGCCCCCCGCCCCCGAGACCCAGGCCCGGGTGGTGACCAGCCGCCGTGGCGAGCAGCCGGTACCGGAACCGCAGCCGCTGCAGCAGGCCGAGACCCTGCCCCCGGTGAGCCCGGCCAGGGCCGCGCGCGACGCCGAGATGGCGCGCCTGGCGGCCGAGGTCTACCTGCGTTCGGAGCTGTACGCCAAGCGCCCGACCCGCAAGTTCGTCTCCGCCAGCACCCGCGAGTACGCCTACGCCAACTACCTGCGCGAGTGGGTGGACCGGGCCGAGCGGATCGGCAACCTCAACTACCCGGACGAGGCGCGCCGTCGCCGGCTGGGCGGCCAGGTGGTGATCAGCGTAGGCGTGCGCCGCGACGGCACGGTCGAGAGCACCCGCATCCTGCGCTCCAGCGGCACCCCGCTGCTGGATGCCTCGGTCGAGCGCATCGTGCGCCTGGCCGAACCCTTCCCGCCGCTGCCGGAGACGAAGGACGGCGTCGACGTGCTGCACGTGACCCGTACCTGGGTGTTCAAGCCCGGCGGCCAGCTGCATACCGAATAG
- a CDS encoding class I fructose-bisphosphate aldolase — translation MSIEQLAETAQALVAPGKGIIAIDESTATIGKRFAAVGIDNTEANRRAYRELLLTTPKLSEHISGAILYDETIRQSTADGVPFAKYMAGHGILPGIKVDKGTVALAGYPGELVTEGLDGLRERLQEYYRLGARFAKWRAVITIGEDIPTGTCIDVNAHALARYAALCQEQGLVPVVEPEVLMDGEHDIETCYEVTEAVLRSLFGSLYDQNVLLEGTILKASMVVSGKDCPEQADVQEVAESTLMCLKTTVPAILPGIVFLSGGQPDEAATAHLDAMNRLGPNPWTLSFSYGRAMQQAALQLWARDMKNNVRKAQDAVYARARANGQAALGKWQGD, via the coding sequence ATGAGCATCGAACAGCTGGCCGAAACCGCGCAGGCGCTCGTCGCGCCCGGCAAGGGCATCATCGCCATCGACGAGTCCACCGCGACCATCGGCAAGCGTTTCGCCGCGGTCGGGATCGACAACACCGAAGCGAACCGCCGCGCCTACCGCGAGCTGCTGCTGACCACGCCGAAGCTGTCCGAGCACATCTCCGGCGCGATCCTGTACGACGAGACCATCCGCCAGTCCACCGCCGACGGCGTGCCGTTCGCGAAGTACATGGCCGGGCACGGCATCCTGCCGGGCATCAAGGTCGACAAGGGCACGGTGGCGCTGGCCGGCTACCCCGGCGAGCTGGTGACCGAGGGCCTGGACGGCCTGCGCGAGCGCCTGCAGGAGTACTACCGGCTTGGCGCGCGCTTTGCCAAGTGGCGGGCGGTGATCACCATCGGCGAGGACATCCCCACCGGCACCTGCATCGACGTCAACGCCCACGCCCTGGCGCGCTACGCCGCGCTGTGCCAGGAGCAGGGCCTGGTCCCGGTGGTCGAGCCGGAAGTGCTGATGGATGGCGAGCACGACATCGAGACCTGCTACGAGGTCACCGAGGCCGTGCTGCGCTCGCTGTTCGGCTCGCTGTACGACCAGAACGTGCTCTTGGAAGGCACGATCCTGAAGGCCTCGATGGTCGTCTCCGGCAAGGACTGCCCGGAGCAGGCCGACGTGCAGGAGGTGGCCGAGTCCACCCTGATGTGCCTGAAGACCACGGTGCCGGCGATCCTGCCGGGCATCGTGTTCCTGTCCGGCGGCCAGCCGGACGAGGCGGCCACCGCGCACCTGGACGCGATGAACCGGCTCGGCCCGAACCCGTGGACGCTCAGCTTCTCCTACGGCCGTGCCATGCAGCAGGCCGCGCTGCAGCTGTGGGCGCGGGACATGAAGAACAACGTGCGCAAGGCCCAGGACGCGGTCTACGCCCGTGCCCGCGCCAATGGCCAGGCCGCGCTGGGCAAGTGGCAGGGCGACTGA
- the pyk gene encoding pyruvate kinase: protein MTDRLRRTKILATLGPATDPPGVLEALFRAGVNVVRLNFSHGDPSGQAKRAAEVRVAAQKVGAEVGILADLPGPKIRIERFAEGKVVLKAGDRFDLVADANAPAGDTTQVGVSYLGLPGDVAAGDVLLLDDGLMQLKVEQVDGVRIVCTVLNDGVLSDRKGLNKQGGGLSLGALTERDKELIGIVAKIGVDFIAVSFCRNAEDMNEARRIAREHGSDAALVSKIERTEAIENLAEIIDASDVVMVARGDLGVEIGDAELPGLQKKIIRESLARNRVVITATQMLQSMVESPIPTRAEVLDVANAVIDGTDAVMLSAETAAGAYPVKAVEAMARICVGAERQFQSQVDFANAQRNLERADQAIAMATMFLSEHIGVRAIVAMTESGGTPRYLSRFRAKAPIYAITRHDGARRRMALMRDVFPINFDSRGLTPREAARGSIRVLVDAGMLAAGDRVVFTSGEHMETHGATNTLRLLEVGADGRASGLGDL, encoded by the coding sequence ATGACCGACCGCCTGCGCCGTACCAAGATCCTCGCCACCCTCGGCCCGGCGACCGACCCGCCCGGCGTCCTCGAGGCGCTCTTCCGTGCGGGCGTCAATGTCGTCCGGCTCAACTTCTCCCACGGCGATCCCTCCGGCCAGGCCAAGCGCGCCGCCGAGGTCCGCGTCGCCGCGCAGAAGGTCGGTGCCGAGGTCGGCATCCTGGCCGACCTGCCGGGCCCGAAGATCCGCATCGAACGCTTTGCCGAGGGCAAGGTGGTGCTGAAGGCTGGCGACCGCTTCGACCTGGTGGCCGATGCCAATGCCCCGGCTGGCGACACCACCCAGGTCGGCGTCAGCTACCTGGGCCTGCCCGGCGACGTTGCCGCCGGCGACGTGCTGCTGCTGGACGACGGCCTGATGCAGCTGAAGGTGGAGCAGGTCGATGGCGTGCGCATCGTCTGCACCGTGCTCAACGACGGCGTGCTGTCCGACCGCAAGGGCCTGAACAAGCAGGGCGGCGGCCTGTCCCTGGGCGCGCTGACCGAGCGCGACAAGGAGCTGATCGGCATCGTCGCCAAGATCGGCGTGGACTTCATCGCCGTGTCCTTCTGCCGCAACGCCGAAGACATGAACGAGGCCCGCCGCATCGCCCGCGAGCACGGCTCCGATGCGGCGCTGGTGTCCAAGATCGAGCGCACCGAGGCGATCGAGAACCTGGCCGAGATCATCGACGCCTCCGACGTGGTCATGGTCGCCCGCGGCGACCTGGGCGTGGAGATCGGCGATGCCGAGCTGCCGGGCCTGCAGAAGAAGATCATCCGCGAGTCGCTGGCCCGCAACCGCGTGGTGATCACCGCCACCCAGATGCTGCAGTCGATGGTCGAGAGCCCGATCCCGACCCGCGCCGAGGTGCTGGACGTGGCCAACGCGGTGATCGACGGCACCGACGCGGTGATGCTGTCGGCCGAGACCGCGGCCGGCGCCTACCCGGTCAAGGCGGTCGAGGCGATGGCGCGCATCTGCGTCGGCGCCGAGCGCCAGTTCCAGAGCCAGGTCGACTTCGCCAACGCACAGCGCAACCTGGAGCGCGCGGACCAGGCCATCGCCATGGCCACCATGTTCCTGTCCGAGCACATCGGCGTGCGCGCGATCGTGGCCATGACCGAGTCCGGCGGCACCCCGCGCTACCTGTCGCGCTTCCGTGCCAAGGCCCCGATCTACGCCATCACCCGCCACGACGGCGCGCGCCGGCGCATGGCGCTGATGCGCGACGTGTTCCCGATCAACTTCGACAGCCGTGGCCTGACCCCGCGCGAGGCCGCGCGCGGCAGCATCCGCGTGCTGGTCGACGCCGGCATGCTGGCGGCGGGCGACCGCGTGGTGTTCACCTCCGGCGAGCACATGGAAACCCACGGCGCGACCAACACCCTGCGCCTGCTGGAGGTCGGTGCCGACGGCCGCGCCAGCGGCCTGGGCGACCTGTAA
- a CDS encoding transaldolase — protein sequence MTSTDTSSPSRLQQLRELSVVVADTGDYDAIARLRPVDCTTNPTLVKKALDLPVYAELIDRELAWARTQPEANRAVVDEVADRLTVGVGTMLSALVPGRVSTEVDADLAHDTAATVAKARKFMAMYAERGVAPEKILIKVAATWEGVEAARQLQAEGIDCNLTLIFNPTQAIACAEAGAFLISPFVGRILDWYKARGQVPATIDEDPGVKFVRGVYEEFKKRGAATVVMGASFRSVDQVLALAGCDRLTISPDLLEQLDQSTGPVERKLAPVPREDRTIAPVTAESFAADLAADAMANEKLAEGIAAFAKDLDALRNDIAARLGA from the coding sequence ATGACCAGCACCGACACCTCCTCCCCTTCCCGCCTGCAGCAGCTGCGCGAGCTGTCCGTGGTGGTGGCCGACACCGGCGACTACGACGCCATCGCCCGCCTGCGCCCGGTCGACTGCACCACCAACCCGACCCTGGTGAAGAAGGCCCTGGACCTGCCGGTGTACGCCGAGCTGATCGATCGCGAGCTGGCCTGGGCACGCACCCAGCCTGAAGCCAACCGCGCCGTGGTCGACGAGGTCGCCGACCGCCTGACCGTCGGCGTGGGCACCATGCTCAGCGCCCTGGTCCCGGGCCGCGTGTCCACCGAGGTCGATGCCGACCTGGCCCACGACACCGCCGCCACCGTGGCCAAGGCCCGCAAGTTCATGGCCATGTACGCCGAGCGCGGCGTCGCCCCGGAGAAGATCCTGATCAAGGTCGCCGCCACCTGGGAAGGCGTGGAAGCCGCGCGCCAGCTGCAGGCCGAAGGCATCGACTGCAACCTGACCCTGATCTTCAACCCGACCCAGGCCATCGCCTGCGCCGAGGCCGGCGCGTTCCTGATCTCGCCCTTCGTCGGCCGCATCCTCGACTGGTACAAGGCGCGCGGCCAGGTCCCGGCGACCATCGACGAGGACCCGGGCGTGAAGTTCGTCCGCGGCGTGTACGAGGAGTTCAAGAAGCGCGGTGCCGCCACCGTCGTCATGGGCGCCTCGTTCCGCTCGGTGGACCAGGTGCTGGCCCTGGCCGGCTGCGACCGCCTGACCATCTCCCCGGACCTGCTGGAGCAGCTGGACCAGTCCACCGGCCCGGTCGAGCGCAAGCTGGCCCCGGTGCCGCGCGAGGATCGCACCATCGCCCCGGTCACCGCCGAGAGCTTCGCCGCCGACCTGGCCGCCGACGCCATGGCCAACGAGAAGCTGGCCGAGGGCATCGCCGCCTTCGCCAAGGACCTGGACGCCCTGCGCAACGACATCGCCGCCCGCCTGGGCGCCTGA
- the msrA gene encoding peptide-methionine (S)-S-oxide reductase MsrA, whose protein sequence is MLGIGAYKQRMPRAEDLLPGRDTPLPLHNVHHVHGRPLRGEFPGMEVADFGLGCFWGAERKFWQVPGVFTTAVGYAGGGTPNPTYEEVCSGRTGHTEAVRVVYDPAQVDFATLLKVFWESHDPTQGMRQGNDVGTQYRSAIYCHSGAQHAAAQASLEAYQASLAEAGFPPITTELLFPAPPFYYAEDLHQQYLSKNPNGYCGLGGTGVSCPI, encoded by the coding sequence CTGCTCGGCATCGGTGCGTACAAGCAGCGCATGCCACGCGCGGAAGACCTGCTGCCGGGCCGCGACACGCCGCTGCCGCTGCACAACGTGCACCACGTCCACGGCCGGCCGCTGCGCGGGGAGTTCCCGGGCATGGAGGTGGCGGACTTCGGCCTGGGCTGTTTCTGGGGCGCCGAGCGCAAGTTCTGGCAGGTGCCGGGGGTGTTCACCACGGCGGTTGGCTACGCCGGCGGCGGCACGCCGAATCCCACCTACGAGGAGGTCTGCTCCGGCCGCACGGGGCACACCGAGGCGGTGCGGGTGGTCTACGACCCGGCGCAGGTGGACTTCGCCACGCTGCTGAAGGTGTTCTGGGAAAGCCACGATCCGACCCAGGGCATGCGCCAGGGCAACGATGTCGGCACCCAGTACCGCTCGGCGATCTATTGCCACTCTGGCGCCCAGCACGCGGCGGCGCAGGCCAGCCTCGAGGCCTACCAGGCTTCGCTGGCGGAAGCCGGCTTTCCGCCGATCACCACCGAGCTGCTGTTCCCGGCGCCGCCGTTCTACTACGCCGAGGACCTGCACCAGCAGTACCTGTCCAAGAACCCGAATGGTTATTGCGGGCTGGGCGGGACGGGGGTGTCCTGCCCGATCTGA
- a CDS encoding DUF2007 domain-containing protein: protein MQVAYRAHNLIDAHLAKHVLEDAGIPAFVFGENLLGGAGELPLFGVLRVCVPDAALPEADAALRAAGLRDDPADPIPEADPGLLPA from the coding sequence ATGCAGGTCGCCTACCGCGCCCACAACCTGATCGACGCCCATCTGGCGAAACACGTGCTGGAGGACGCCGGGATCCCGGCCTTCGTGTTCGGCGAGAACCTGCTGGGCGGGGCCGGGGAACTGCCGCTGTTCGGGGTGCTGCGGGTCTGCGTGCCGGACGCCGCCTTGCCCGAGGCCGACGCTGCGTTGCGGGCGGCGGGCTTGCGGGACGACCCGGCGGACCCCATCCCGGAAGCCGACCCCGGCCTGCTGCCGGCCTGA
- a CDS encoding glutamine--tRNA ligase/YqeY domain fusion protein — translation MSEATTPAADAAPEKRDFIRQIVREDLASGKHTAIKTRFPPEPNGYLHIGHAKAICLDFGVAAEFGGRCNLRFDDTNPAKEDPEFVRAIQDDVRWLGFDWASLRHASDYFEVYYLAAEKLIKDGKAFVCDLSAEEVRAYRGTLTEPGRNSPYRERSVEESLDLFRRMRAGEFPDGSRTLRARIDMASGNINMRDPALYRIKHVEHQNTGNEWPIYPMYDFAHSLGDAIEGITHSLCTLEFEDHRPLYDWCVDNVDLAGHPELLEPLVAKGLPKEAAKPRQIEFSRLNINYTVMSKRKLTQLVTEGLVDGWDDPRMYTLQGLRRRGYTPASLRLLVDRVGISKQNSVIDFSVLEGCLREDLDATAQRRMAVIDPLKLVLTNLPEGHEESLTFPNHPKDESQGQRQVPFSREVWIEREDFAEVPPKGWKRLVPGGEARLRGAGIVRIEEVVKDEAGNVVELRGWLDPESRPGMEGANRKVKGTIHWVSARHAVAAEIRLYDRLFVVEKPDDESDGKTYRDHLNPESKKIVRGWVEPAAAGAAPEQSFQFERTGYFVADRYDHTAEAPVFNRSVTLRDTWANG, via the coding sequence ATGTCCGAAGCCACCACGCCCGCCGCCGACGCCGCCCCCGAGAAGCGCGACTTCATCCGCCAGATCGTCCGCGAGGACCTGGCCAGCGGCAAGCACACCGCGATCAAGACCCGCTTCCCGCCCGAGCCCAACGGCTACCTGCACATCGGCCATGCCAAGGCGATCTGCCTGGACTTCGGCGTGGCCGCCGAGTTCGGCGGGCGCTGCAACCTGCGCTTCGACGACACCAACCCGGCCAAGGAAGACCCCGAGTTCGTGCGCGCCATCCAGGACGACGTGCGCTGGCTGGGCTTCGACTGGGCCAGTCTCCGCCACGCCTCGGACTACTTCGAGGTCTACTACCTGGCCGCGGAGAAGCTGATCAAGGACGGCAAGGCCTTCGTCTGTGACCTGTCGGCCGAGGAAGTGCGCGCCTACCGTGGCACCCTGACCGAGCCGGGCCGCAACTCGCCCTACCGCGAGCGCAGCGTCGAGGAGAGCCTGGACCTGTTCCGGCGCATGCGCGCCGGCGAGTTCCCGGACGGCAGCCGCACCCTGCGCGCCAGGATCGACATGGCCAGCGGCAACATCAACATGCGCGACCCGGCCCTGTACCGGATCAAGCACGTCGAGCACCAGAACACCGGCAACGAGTGGCCGATCTACCCGATGTACGACTTCGCCCACTCGCTGGGCGACGCCATCGAGGGCATCACCCACTCCCTGTGCACCCTGGAGTTCGAGGACCACCGCCCGCTGTACGACTGGTGCGTGGACAACGTCGACCTGGCCGGCCACCCCGAGCTGCTGGAGCCGCTGGTCGCAAAGGGCCTGCCGAAGGAAGCGGCCAAGCCGCGCCAGATCGAGTTCTCGCGCCTGAACATCAACTACACGGTGATGAGCAAGCGCAAGCTGACCCAGCTGGTCACCGAAGGCCTGGTCGACGGCTGGGACGACCCGCGCATGTACACCCTGCAGGGCCTGCGCCGCCGCGGCTACACCCCGGCCTCGCTGCGCCTGCTGGTGGACCGCGTCGGCATCTCCAAGCAGAACTCGGTGATCGACTTCTCGGTGCTCGAGGGCTGCCTGCGCGAGGACCTGGACGCCACCGCGCAGCGGCGCATGGCGGTGATCGACCCGCTGAAGCTGGTGCTCACCAACCTGCCGGAAGGCCACGAGGAATCGCTCACCTTCCCGAACCATCCGAAGGACGAGTCGCAGGGCCAGCGCCAGGTGCCGTTCTCGCGCGAGGTGTGGATCGAGCGCGAGGATTTCGCCGAAGTCCCGCCGAAGGGCTGGAAGCGCCTGGTCCCAGGTGGCGAGGCCCGCCTGCGCGGCGCCGGCATCGTGCGCATCGAAGAGGTGGTGAAGGACGAGGCCGGCAACGTGGTCGAGTTGCGCGGCTGGCTGGATCCGGAATCGCGCCCGGGCATGGAAGGCGCCAACCGCAAGGTCAAGGGCACCATCCACTGGGTCAGCGCCCGTCACGCCGTGGCCGCCGAGATCCGCCTCTACGACCGCCTGTTCGTGGTCGAGAAGCCGGACGACGAGTCCGACGGCAAGACCTACCGCGACCACCTCAACCCGGAGTCCAAGAAGATCGTCCGCGGCTGGGTGGAACCGGCCGCCGCCGGCGCCGCGCCGGAGCAGTCGTTCCAGTTCGAGCGCACCGGCTACTTCGTCGCCGACCGTTACGACCACACCGCCGAAGCGCCGGTGTTCAACCGCAGCGTGACCCTGCGCGACACCTGGGCCAACGGCTGA
- a CDS encoding DMT family transporter: MSPSAANPNAHPGLARGVASGVAAGALWGLVFLAPQLLPDFGPLQQSVARYLAYGLLALALLAPRWRRATAPLGAPEWRALVVLSLLGNLLYFVLLASAIHAAGGAATALIVGLVPVVVTVAGARRRHAAGPRLRVLAGPCVLSVLGMVLVAIDAVRAGRGLGGDAASSVGGLVCAVGALVSWSAYSVGNARWLERRPDISSRDWSLLTGVATGGLALLLLPLTLWSATTHGSSAWLRLLAISGALALFASVIGNAFWNAASRRLPLSLAGQMIVFETLFALLYGFLWEWRLPGLLELAAIACLLAGVLWCAALHAPGDRPAHAG, from the coding sequence ATGTCTCCTTCCGCCGCCAATCCGAACGCGCATCCCGGCCTGGCCCGGGGCGTGGCCAGCGGCGTGGCCGCCGGCGCGCTGTGGGGCCTGGTGTTCCTGGCGCCGCAGCTGCTGCCGGACTTCGGTCCGCTGCAGCAGTCGGTGGCGCGTTACCTCGCCTACGGCCTGCTCGCCCTCGCCCTGCTCGCACCACGCTGGCGCCGCGCCACCGCGCCGCTGGGCGCGCCGGAATGGCGCGCGCTGGTGGTGCTGAGCCTGCTCGGCAACCTGCTCTATTTCGTGCTGCTGGCCAGCGCGATCCATGCCGCCGGCGGTGCCGCGACCGCGCTGATCGTGGGCCTGGTGCCGGTGGTGGTGACCGTGGCCGGTGCACGCCGGCGCCACGCCGCCGGACCGCGCCTGCGCGTGCTGGCCGGACCCTGCGTGCTGTCGGTGCTGGGCATGGTGCTGGTGGCGATCGACGCGGTGCGGGCCGGACGCGGACTCGGCGGCGATGCCGCCAGCAGCGTCGGCGGACTCGTCTGCGCGGTCGGCGCGCTGGTGTCGTGGTCGGCGTATTCGGTCGGCAACGCACGCTGGCTCGAGCGGCGCCCGGACATCTCCAGCCGCGACTGGTCGCTGCTGACCGGCGTGGCCACCGGCGGACTCGCGCTGCTGCTGTTGCCATTGACGCTGTGGAGCGCGACCACGCATGGAAGCAGCGCCTGGCTGCGCCTGCTGGCGATCTCCGGCGCGCTGGCGCTGTTCGCCTCGGTGATCGGCAACGCCTTCTGGAATGCGGCCAGCCGGCGCCTGCCGCTGAGCCTGGCCGGGCAGATGATCGTGTTCGAGACCCTCTTCGCCCTGCTCTACGGCTTCCTGTGGGAATGGCGGCTGCCCGGCCTGCTGGAACTCGCGGCGATCGCCTGCCTGCTGGCCGGCGTGCTGTGGTGCGCCGCGCTGCACGCACCCGGCGACAGGCCGGCCCACGCCGGTTAG
- a CDS encoding nucleoside deaminase, protein MLHAQVHLTLPVWIHDAVDPSAVFATDEEKVALAIELSRRNVEARSGGPFGAVVFGPDHRVIATGVNRVVPHTTSLAHAENMAYMLAQQKLQTPRLNDVLAPVTLATSSQPCCQCYGATIWAGIDRLLIGARAEDVMELTEFDEGPLPADWTGELGRRGISVTRDILRDQAREVLRAYGESGGEKY, encoded by the coding sequence ATGCTGCACGCCCAGGTCCACCTCACCCTCCCGGTCTGGATCCACGACGCCGTCGATCCGTCCGCCGTATTCGCTACCGACGAGGAGAAGGTGGCGCTGGCCATCGAGCTGTCGCGCCGCAACGTCGAGGCCCGCAGCGGCGGCCCGTTCGGCGCGGTGGTGTTCGGCCCGGACCACCGCGTGATCGCCACCGGCGTGAACCGCGTCGTGCCGCATACCACCTCGCTGGCGCATGCCGAGAACATGGCCTACATGCTGGCGCAGCAGAAGCTGCAGACTCCGCGCCTCAACGACGTGCTCGCGCCGGTGACCCTGGCCACCTCCTCGCAGCCGTGCTGCCAGTGCTACGGCGCCACCATCTGGGCCGGCATCGACCGCCTGCTGATCGGCGCCCGCGCCGAGGACGTGATGGAGCTGACCGAGTTCGACGAAGGCCCGCTGCCGGCCGACTGGACCGGCGAGCTGGGACGCCGCGGCATCAGTGTGACCCGCGACATCCTCCGCGACCAGGCCCGCGAAGTGCTGCGCGCCTACGGCGAAAGCGGCGGCGAGAAGTACTGA
- the rlmM gene encoding 23S rRNA (cytidine(2498)-2'-O)-methyltransferase RlmM, with product MNGLLGYCRQGFEPELAAELGERAAAAGIAGYPRASRDDGYVLFVTGDEADARALDRALPFRDLVFARQKLRLLAELRGIDPKDRLTPLLAALPEGLRVGDLWVEHPDSDAGKPLSGLARSFGNALRPALRKAGVLSAREDARLPRLHVCLLAGDHLLLALADPRDSSPWPLGIPRLKLLPDAPSRSALKLEEAFLALLGPEERERQLKPGMTAADLGAAPGGWTWVLTRHHLRVTSVDNGPLRQHVLDTGLVEHLRADGFHWKPAQPLDWMVCDMVEQPSRVAARMAQWFAEGWCRQAVFNLKLPMKKRWQETRLCLDLFAAQAGKPLTIRARQLYHDREEITVLAMPAG from the coding sequence ATGAACGGACTGCTCGGCTACTGCCGCCAGGGTTTCGAGCCGGAACTGGCCGCCGAACTCGGCGAGCGCGCTGCCGCGGCCGGGATCGCCGGCTATCCGCGCGCCAGCCGCGACGATGGCTACGTGCTGTTCGTCACCGGCGACGAAGCCGATGCGCGTGCGTTGGACCGCGCCCTGCCCTTCCGCGACCTGGTGTTCGCACGGCAGAAGCTGCGCCTGCTGGCCGAGCTGCGCGGCATCGATCCGAAGGACCGGCTCACCCCGCTGCTGGCCGCGCTGCCGGAAGGCCTGCGCGTGGGCGACCTGTGGGTCGAGCACCCGGATTCGGACGCGGGCAAGCCGCTTTCCGGCCTGGCGCGCAGCTTCGGCAACGCACTGCGCCCGGCCCTGCGCAAGGCCGGCGTGTTGAGCGCAAGGGAAGACGCGCGCCTGCCCCGGCTGCATGTGTGCCTCCTGGCCGGCGACCACCTGCTGCTGGCCCTGGCCGACCCGCGCGACAGCTCGCCGTGGCCGCTGGGCATCCCGCGCCTGAAGCTGCTGCCCGATGCGCCCTCGCGTTCGGCGCTGAAGCTGGAGGAGGCCTTCCTGGCCCTGCTCGGCCCGGAGGAGCGCGAGCGCCAGCTGAAGCCCGGCATGACCGCCGCCGACCTCGGCGCCGCGCCCGGCGGCTGGACCTGGGTGTTGACCCGCCACCACCTGCGGGTGACCTCGGTCGACAACGGCCCGCTGCGCCAACACGTGCTGGACACGGGACTGGTCGAGCACCTGCGCGCCGATGGTTTCCACTGGAAGCCGGCGCAGCCGCTGGACTGGATGGTGTGCGACATGGTCGAGCAGCCCAGCCGGGTGGCCGCGCGCATGGCGCAATGGTTCGCCGAGGGCTGGTGCCGGCAGGCGGTGTTCAACCTCAAGCTGCCGATGAAGAAGCGCTGGCAGGAGACCCGGCTGTGCCTGGACCTGTTCGCCGCGCAGGCGGGCAAACCGCTCACCATCCGCGCGCGCCAGCTGTACCACGACCGCGAGGAGATCACGGTCCTCGCCATGCCGGCAGGCTGA